A window of Zingiber officinale cultivar Zhangliang chromosome 5A, Zo_v1.1, whole genome shotgun sequence contains these coding sequences:
- the LOC121982493 gene encoding enolase has protein sequence MTTIASVKARQIFDSRGNPTVEVDVCLSDGTFARAAVPSGASTGVYEALELRDGGSDYLGKGVLKAVANVNAIIGPALIGKDPTEQVEIDNFMVQNLDGTSNEWGWCKQKLGANAILAVSLAVCKAGANVKKIPLYQHIANLAGNKTLVLPVPAFNVINGGSHAGNKLAMQEFMILPVGASSFKEAMKMGVEVYHNLKAVIKKKYGQDATNVGDEGGFAPNIQENKEGLELLKTAIEKAGYTGKVVIGMDVAASEFYNDQDKTYDLNFKVENNDGSQKISGDSLKDVYKSFASEYPIVSIEDPFDQDDWIHYSKMTEEIGQQVQIVGDDLLVTNPTRVAKAISEKSCNALLLKVNQIGSVTESIEAVKMSKRAGWGVMASHRSGETEDTFIADLSVGLATGQIKTGAPCRSERLAKYNQLLRIEEELGDAAVYAGLKFRAPVEPY, from the exons ATGACGACGATCGCAAGCGTCAAGGCTCGTCAGATCTTCGACAGCCGAGGCAATCCCACTGTTGAG GTTGATGTTTGCCTATCTGACGGAACTTTTGCTAGAGCTGCTGTCCCTAGCGGCGCCTCAACAG GTGTATATGAAGCTCTAGAACTAAGAGATGGAGGATCAGATTATCTTGGCAAGGGTGTTCTCAAG GCCGTCGCAAATGTAAATGCTATCATTGGACCTGCTCTGATTGGGAAG GATCCGACTGAGCAGGTCGAAATTGATAACTTCATGGTCCAAAACCTTGATGGAACCTCCAACGAGTGGGGCTGGTGCAAACAAAAG CTGGGAGCAAATGCTATCCTGGCTGTTTCTCTTGCTGTGTGCAAAGCCGGAGCTAATGTGAAGAAGATACCTCTCTACCAG CACATTGCTAATCTTGCCGGAAATAAAACTTTGGTCTTGCCTGTGCCTGCATTTAATGTTATCAATGGTGGATCACATGCTGGTAACAAGCTCGCTATGCAG GAATTTATGATCCTTCCTGTGGGAGCATCCTCATTTAAAGAAGCCATGAAAATGGGTGTAGAAGTTTATCACAATTTGAAG GCTGTGATCAAGAAAAAATATGGACAGGATGCTACAAATGTTGGGGACGAAGGTGGTTTTGCTCCAAACATTCAG GAAAACAAAGAGGGACTTGAACTTTTGAAGACAGCTATAGAGAAAGCTGGATACACAGGGAAG GTTGTTATTGGGATGGATGTTGCAGCGTCGGAGTTTTACAATGACCAAGACAAGACTTATGACCTTAACTTCAAAGTGGAG AACAATGATGGATCACAGAAGATCTCAGGCGACAGTTTGAAAGATGTCTACAAGTCTTTTGCATCTGAATATCCCATCGTATCCATCGAAGATCCATTTGATCAGGATGATTGGATCCATTATAGCAAGATGACTGAAGAGATTGGGCAGCAGGTGCAGATTGTTGGAGATGATCTTCTTGTCACCAATCCCACG AGGGTTGCAAAGGCCATAAGTGAGAAGTCATGCAATGCCCTTCTACTGAAG GTTAATCAAATTGGATCGGTGACGGAGAGTATCGAAGCTGTCAAAATGTCCAAGCGTGCTGGCTGGGGCGTAATGGCAAGTCATCGAAG CGGTGAGACTGAGGACACCTTCATCGCCGATCTCTCTGTGGGTTTGGCAACC GGCCAAATCAAAACTGGAGCTCCATGCCGATCAGAGCGGCTTGCCAAGTACAACCAG CTTCTTAGGATCGAAGAGGAGCTTGGCGACGCAGCCGTTTATGCTGGCTTAAAGTTCCGGGCACCGGTGGAGCCTTACTAG